In Thermodesulfovibrionales bacterium, the following proteins share a genomic window:
- a CDS encoding MoaD/ThiS family protein, which produces MPVKVRIPTPLQRLTQGKEEVDGIPGTIMDLIQNLDKKFPGIGERISEGGKVRRFVNIYVNEEDIRFLKAENTPVKEGDEVSIVPAIAGGRD; this is translated from the coding sequence ATGCCAGTAAAGGTAAGGATACCGACACCGCTACAGAGATTGACGCAGGGGAAAGAGGAAGTGGATGGGATTCCCGGAACGATCATGGATCTCATTCAAAACCTCGATAAGAAGTTCCCCGGCATCGGAGAGAGGATCTCCGAAGGAGGCAAGGTCCGGAGATTCGTGAATATCTATGTGAATGAGGAGGACATACGGTTCCTCAAGGCGGAGAATACTCCCGTCAAGGAGGGTGATGAAGTTTCGATAGTCCCGGCCATCGCCGGCGGAAGAGATTGA
- the thrC gene encoding threonine synthase, producing the protein MGFVNGLKCRECGREYPVDPIYVCEFCFGPLEVVYDYKKIKRVLTRKSIEKREKNLWRYRELLPIDGEPRVGLKSGFTPLIKADNLAKELGIRELYIKDDTVAHPTLSFKDRVVAVALTKAKEFGFDTVACASTGNLAHSVAAHGAKAGFKRFVFIPASLEPSKIVASLVYEPHVVAVDGNYDEVNRLCSEVANKYNWAFVNINIRPFYAEGSKTQGFEIIEQLGWKAPDNVVVPCASGSLLTKISKSFKEFKEIGVIKELETKVYAAQATGCSPISRAIKEGTDAIRPVKPDTIAKSLAIGNPADGYYAMHVVKESGGFAEDVTDSEIIEGIKLLARTEGVFAETAGGVTLACTRKLIDTGRIQRDEATVICITGNGLKTQEALNGHTASPHYIKPNLVAFEEVLKKIE; encoded by the coding sequence ATGGGATTCGTGAATGGCCTTAAGTGTCGGGAGTGCGGCAGGGAGTATCCTGTCGATCCCATCTATGTCTGCGAATTCTGTTTCGGTCCCCTGGAGGTGGTGTATGACTACAAGAAGATAAAGCGCGTCCTGACGAGAAAGAGCATCGAGAAGAGGGAAAAGAACCTCTGGCGTTACAGAGAACTTCTTCCGATTGACGGAGAGCCCCGGGTGGGTTTGAAATCCGGTTTTACTCCTCTCATCAAGGCCGACAACCTTGCGAAGGAACTCGGTATCAGGGAATTATATATAAAGGATGATACCGTGGCTCATCCGACCCTCTCTTTCAAGGACAGGGTCGTGGCGGTCGCCCTTACCAAGGCGAAGGAATTCGGTTTTGATACCGTGGCGTGTGCCTCGACGGGCAATCTTGCCCATTCCGTGGCCGCCCATGGCGCGAAGGCCGGTTTCAAGAGGTTTGTCTTCATACCGGCGTCCCTCGAACCGAGCAAGATCGTTGCTTCCCTCGTCTACGAACCGCACGTAGTGGCGGTCGATGGAAACTACGATGAGGTCAACCGGCTCTGCAGTGAGGTGGCGAACAAATACAACTGGGCCTTCGTGAATATCAACATCAGGCCTTTCTATGCCGAGGGGTCGAAGACGCAGGGATTCGAGATCATCGAGCAGTTGGGTTGGAAGGCCCCTGATAATGTGGTCGTGCCGTGCGCGAGCGGGTCGCTCCTCACGAAGATATCGAAGTCGTTCAAGGAATTTAAGGAGATTGGCGTCATCAAGGAGCTTGAGACGAAGGTGTATGCGGCGCAGGCGACGGGTTGTTCTCCCATAAGCAGGGCGATTAAAGAGGGAACGGATGCGATACGGCCGGTAAAGCCCGATACGATCGCCAAATCGCTCGCGATCGGCAACCCGGCGGATGGCTACTATGCGATGCATGTCGTAAAGGAAAGCGGTGGATTTGCCGAGGACGTGACGGACAGTGAAATTATCGAAGGGATCAAATTGCTCGCGAGGACTGAAGGCGTCTTCGCCGAAACGGCCGGCGGTGTTACCCTTGCGTGTACCCGTAAGCTCATTGACACAGGCAGGATTCAGAGAGACGAGGCGACGGTCATCTGCATCACCGGGAACGGTCTCAAGACGCAGGAAGCCCTGAACGGCCACACCGCATCGCCTCACTACATAAAACCGAACCTCGTTGCCTTTGAAGAGGTCCTGAAAAAAATCGAGTAG
- a CDS encoding NIL domain-containing protein: MKKRIKLTFPQHLVKEPVIFTMAKKFDVMPNIRRARVTETVGEMVLELEGAEENLKKGVQYLKEQGVDVELVEGDIVE, encoded by the coding sequence ATGAAGAAACGTATTAAGTTGACCTTCCCGCAGCATCTTGTCAAAGAGCCCGTCATCTTCACCATGGCGAAGAAATTCGACGTGATGCCGAACATCAGGAGGGCAAGGGTTACCGAGACAGTCGGCGAGATGGTCCTCGAGCTTGAAGGAGCGGAGGAAAATCTGAAAAAGGGCGTTCAGTATCTCAAGGAGCAGGGAGTGGATGTGGAACTCGTAGAAGGCGACATCGTGGAGTGA